A stretch of DNA from Rhodothermaceae bacterium:
ATACATAGCGCCCCGTAGCCTTATCTGACGGCCGTCCTACTATACCAGGGAAGTGATATAAATACACTCTAATCCAAGTGCTCCCCATCGATTGAAGCAGGTGATCATACGAAGCAAACAGACCGTCCTCGCTCACATTTTTGTAGTAGAACGGGGGGAGGACCAGCATGCGTTGCACACCGGCGTCCAGTGCATGCTTTGTTAAATCTGCTGTATCTGTCAGAGCGCAACAACCTGTGCCAACGATCAGATGATCAGGATCAACGCCAGCATCCAGGACCGTATCAAGGGCTCGTTTTCTCTCCGACGTACTCAGACTATTCGCCTCCCCTGTCGTCCCCATCAGGACAACGCCCATGGCACCGCGTTCCAAAAGCCATTGCACATGGGCACCTAGACGATCATGGTCTATCCTCAAGTCTTGATCGAATGGAGTAAGGCTGGCCGTCAACACTGAAATTCCTGTGACTTGAGACATCAGAATAGCTAGTTCGTAAGGTCTTGAATGCCGCCCTGCTCTACCGTTTTATTGTGGCTCCGATCAGAGCCATTCTACATGTGCCTCAATTCCCGTACCGAGTACATGAACTCTGGCCTTAAGCTGGTATTTTTCCTCATAGGCCGTTGAAACAGCTTTAGCAACCGATTGTGCGTCCTGGGACCGAGCCAGATTGATTGAACAGCCGCCAAAGCCACCTCCCATCATCCTCGCCCCGAAGACTCCAGCAAGCGATTCCGCGTGCGCGACCAAAAAATCAAGTTCTTCGCAACTCACCTCATAGTCGCTTTTCAGGCTTTGATGTGATGCAGAAAGTATACTTCCCAGCAAGCTCCAATCTGAGCGGACTAAAGCATCGCATGCGTTCCTCACCCGCTCATTCTCATGAAAAACATGCCGGAGGCGCCGCCGCAATACAGATTCTTCCAGACGATTGATATGATGAAGTTGTATCTGGCGCAGTGAGGTGATCTCCAGGTCGGCTGCTTTAATTTGCTGCAGGGCCTTGTGACATTCCGCACGCCGCTCATTGTACTTTGAGTGGGCAAGCTTTCTCTTTACCCGACTGTCAATCACAATGAATTGTGCATCCCGATTCTGAATTGGAATATGCTCCCACTCCAGTTTCCCACAATCCAAAAAAAGTGCATGATCGGTACGGCCAACGCGGGATACAATCTGATCCATGATCCCGCACTGCACTTTCGCGTACTTGTGTTCTACGACCTGACCGATCCGAGCGAGATCAAGCGGATCCATGGGGGTATCGCGGAGCTTTTCCAATGCGAGTCCGGTTGCCATTTCCAGTGCGGCCGAAGAGCTAAGGCCTGCCCCCAAGGGGATGTCCCCCAAAATCAGCAGCTTGACAGGTTCCGGTGGGGGAAGTTCTTTAATCATCCCTGCAACGTACGTTGCCCAGTGCGCGTGCGGCACCTCAGGCCATTCCCCCGGACAATAGGATAGACTCTCCTGATAATTCAGTGATCGAAGTTCGTGGAATCCAGTTGAGCTATGACCCACAGCAACATAAACTGCCCGATCCAGCGTCATCGGCAGTGCTAATCCACCATTATAGTCCGTATGCTCCCCGACAAGATTGACCCGACCGGGCGCACACGCTACAAACAATGGATCTGCACCTCCACGCCATCTCCTAAATGCCTCTCTTACACGCTCTTTGGAATTGAACATATCGAATGCAATCACTGCCGTTGTCTGGAGATCCGATTCATTCAATCTGGACGGCCAGGGATTCTTTTAAGCTTCATCAATATCACCGGCGAACAAATTTGACCGCAATGTCAGCCCCAAGAAATGTGTAACACGGGATGATCCTGTACGAATTTAGTTCTCTCAAAGTACTCATCCTGAGATACAACCACGAAGAATATATTTCTGCCACGCATTCAACGAATTTTGCCTCCAGGACCCCTCAAACACGAAATTTACGCTCAGGTTACGAACCAAGAAGCTTTTTACTAGTTTTCGGTGAGTTTTCCGAAATAAACGGATCTCTCATTGCATTTTCGTCAAGTACTGGTTTCACCTGCAAGCACCAACTTCGCCTGCAGAATTAACCAACCGACAAACATCTGCGAATTTTGATTGACCATAAACTTTAGTAGTATGCTTCCGACTGCATTTTATTCACGCCAATTAGACCTTTGTGAGAGCATGGATTGGACACGCTGGAGCGGATATTATGCTCCCCAATCCTATCAACTGCACCACGAAAATGAGTATCACAGCATCCGCACCGCAGCAGGTTTGATTGACATCTCTCCACTTTTCAAGATTACAATTACGGGCCCGGATAGTTTGACACTCTTGAATCGGATTGTCGTGCGCGATCTTTCTAAACTCAAGGAAAACCGTGTTGCCTACGTAGTGTGGTGTGATCCGGATGGGTTTATTCTTGGGGATGGCGTCGTCATGAGACAGGACACAGACACCTACTTCTTCATGTGCCATGATCCCACTTTCGGTTGGATTCAAAAACACGCCACCCACCTCAATGTGTCTATTAGAGACGAGACGGAGTTACTTGCCGGCTTATCTTTACAGGGGCCCCATTCTGCCAAAATACTCTCCCATGCAGGTGTAAAGGACCTCTGCAGCCTCAAATACTTTGGAGCCATCCATACGAATATCAACGGTACACCAACCTGGATATCACGAAGTGGCTTCACAGGAGATTTAGGCTACGAATTGTGGTTTCCAAACAATCAGGCATTGAACGTTTGGGACACACTCATGGAATCAGGATCTGAGTTTGCTTTACGCGCCGCAGGCCTCAAAGCCCTGGATGTATGCCGGATTGAAGCGGGGCTGTTACAACATGGAGTTGATTTTCAGAATGCATCGCAAGTACTGGTTCGTGCACAGAAATCCACGCCCTATGATTTGGGGCTCGGTTGGATGGTACACTTGGATCGTGACCCTTTTGTTGGACAGGCTGAACTTCGAAACCTCCAGAACTCCCGGTATACGATGGTCGGACTGGACATTGACTGGATTCAGACGCGAGATCTATATGAATCAAGAGGGCTGCCCCCTGCTCTCCCCGTTGAGGCATGGTCCACGTCGGTTCCACTTTATCGGGACCATGCACGCCAGCATCAGGTTGGCTATGCAACCAGTGGAACATGGTCTCCGATACTTAAGAAGTATATTGCACTGGCTACCATTGAGACATCCTACGCATCCGATTCTGTGCGAATTGAACTTGCCGTAGAGCATGCACGCCACTGTGTGGACGCGCATCTCGTAGAACCACGATTTTATGATCCCCCCCACAAGCGAGCACCCGTGGGATGAGTGCCTCCTGGGATGCCGTGATCATAGGGGGAGGTCATAACGGACTGGTCTGTGCGGCCTACCTAGCACGTGCGGGGCGTAAAGTATTGGTCCTTGAACGCCGCGATGTCTTAGGGGGTGCGGCCGTATCTGAAGAAGTCTTTCCCGGGTTCACGTTCTCTGTAGCCTCCTATGTGATCAGTCTGTTCCGCCCGCGTATTATTCGTGAACTGGAGCTGGCGAAATACGGCTATCAGGTGATTCCCATGGATTGTGCATTCCAACCTTTGCACGATCATCACGGACTTGCACGCTGGGGTGATGCAGTCCGAACATATTCAGAGATCAGTCGCTACAGCCGGCGCGATGCCGAAAACTACCATGAATTCAAACGCACTCTAACTCGATTCGGCCGCATCGCCGCCCAGATTATCAATCGCCCGGCTCCTACGGGATTTAGACCTCAGGACCTTCACACACTTACAGGACTGCTGCAATCGGTTCGAGGTCTTGAGCAGCATGAGTTGCAACAACTCGTGCGGTTACTTACACTGAGCGCTGCAGATTTTCTTGATGAATGGTTTGAATCAGAGATCCTAAAGGCTCCCCTCTCTGCGAGCGGAATCATCGGCACCTTCCAGGGAGTACGCTCCCCAGGCACTGCCTATGTCCTTCTACATCACTATATGGGGGAAATTGATGGCGCCTTCCGATCATGGGGCTTTGCCCGAGGAGGAACCGGGAGTGTGAGCCTGGCCTGCGCCAAAGCAGCCCAGGCTCACGGTGCAGTTATTCGCACGAATGCTGAAGTGACCAGTGTGCGTGTCCGAAATAATCGTGCAACTGGCATTATTCTGGCCGATGGCGAAGAAATCAGTGCCCGCAGAATTGTGTCGAACCTTGACCCGAGGCGGACACTGACAGGATTGATGGATCCTGCACATCTGCCGGAGGATGCGGCAGATGCACTTGCCCGTTTCAAGTATCGGGGAAGTAGTGGTAAAGTGAATCTGGCTTTGAATGGCCTCCCGGACTTTACCTGCCGGCCAGGTGTGGGGGATCATCTAAGAGGTGACATTGCGATTGCACCGAGCGTTGATTATCTGGAGCGTGCGTTTGACGAAGCCAAGTATAGCGCGTTTTCATCCCGTCCCTTCATTAACGCGGTGATTCCATCACTTACGGACCCCTCCGTCGCTCCACCAGGCAAGCATGTGATGTCGTGTTTTGTCCAGTACGCCCCCTATGCGTTGGCGGGGGGACCGGAAGCCTGGAACTCACAACGCGAGGCATTCGGACAGGTGGTGCTGGATACGCTCGAGGAATTTGCTCCGGGGCTGCGCGACCGTGTAGAACACATGCAAATCCTGACTCCCCTTGACCTGGAACGTGACTTTGGATTAACCGAAGGTAACATCTTTCATGGAGAACTCAGCCTGAACCAGCTTCTATTCCAACGCCCTGCCTGGGGGTTAGCTGGATACCGAACCCCGATACGGAATCTGTGGATGTGTGGGTCAGGTACACATCCTGGTGGTGGTGTAATGGGAGCCAGTGGCGAACTGGCGGCAAAGGAGCTTTTACGGGAACGGCGCTGATGCAAAAGCCTGACGTAATTATCGTCGGAGCCGGAATCAATGGCTTGGCGGCTGCAGCCGCTCTATCCAAAGCAGGGATGGATACCCTCGTCCTTGAAAAGAGGGATGTCGCCGGTGGACTCTCCGCATATCACACGTTTGGGGGCAGATATCGGATTCCAGGATTCCGCCCCTACCCGGGTGGAACGGTGAACATGCTGAACAAAGCACTAAGAGTGATACTGTCCGAGCCGACTTCCAGTACAACCGCGGGACTCTGGGATCGTGAGCCCTTTGAGGTCGAGAGCCTCCCTGCTCTTGCGGATGCTGGCAATGCATTAAAAACACTACTCGGCGTTCCTCTGAGACACACTTCACTGCGGAATAAAAGTGCCTGGCTGACCACCTTGCTCCAAACGCGGATCAAAGATTTGGCCAGATGGATCCCGCTCAGTTGCGTAGATCTCTTCAATGAGTTCGATCTTCACGAGACGCAGCGCTGTGCTCTGGCTGTTCCCCTGTCTGTGCGCACCTTTGCAGGGCCCCGGTCGCCATTTGGAGCACTCCAACTGTTGCTTCATGCGACGGAAAATATTTCGAATGGGCATGCTTCGCTAGCGGCAGAACTGGAAGCTATTGCACGTTCGAGCGGAGCCGTGCTCCGAACAGGTACTCAGGTCAAACAAATTCGCTCTGACTCCAACGGGGCTCATGTATTGCTGCAGGACGACGCCCCCATCTACGCCAGATTCATTCTGGTGACATGCTCCCCGGCAATGCTTCGTAACCATTTACTGAACCCTGCTTTGGTCAACCAGTGGCCCCCGGTCCGATCTCGTGGCACCTGTGCAGTGCTTGCACTTGCGATGGATGGGCTCCCGGACTGGCTCTCGTCAGCCCGAACGCGTGTGACTCCTGGCTTGGTTGCACAGGAGCAAGCCTTCGATTGTGTCAAATACAATACAATCCCCAC
This window harbors:
- a CDS encoding FAD-dependent oxidoreductase, translated to MQKPDVIIVGAGINGLAAAAALSKAGMDTLVLEKRDVAGGLSAYHTFGGRYRIPGFRPYPGGTVNMLNKALRVILSEPTSSTTAGLWDREPFEVESLPALADAGNALKTLLGVPLRHTSLRNKSAWLTTLLQTRIKDLARWIPLSCVDLFNEFDLHETQRCALAVPLSVRTFAGPRSPFGALQLLLHATENISNGHASLAAELEAIARSSGAVLRTGTQVKQIRSDSNGAHVLLQDDAPIYARFILVTCSPAMLRNHLLNPALVNQWPPVRSRGTCAVLALAMDGLPDWLSSARTRVTPGLVAQEQAFDCVKYNTIPTQQTLEIVTQQEDNTVIIYALQTPFQTSDSWAEPARELLIERILNQLPGFDRPILAKQLWVPADIADEFGVPDGHVLHFERDLDQLLFPAPDCLFPGVYWSGHFANRELGQIGAAGLGAARKIINKRNHMSKLS
- a CDS encoding NAD(P)/FAD-dependent oxidoreductase, with amino-acid sequence MSASWDAVIIGGGHNGLVCAAYLARAGRKVLVLERRDVLGGAAVSEEVFPGFTFSVASYVISLFRPRIIRELELAKYGYQVIPMDCAFQPLHDHHGLARWGDAVRTYSEISRYSRRDAENYHEFKRTLTRFGRIAAQIINRPAPTGFRPQDLHTLTGLLQSVRGLEQHELQQLVRLLTLSAADFLDEWFESEILKAPLSASGIIGTFQGVRSPGTAYVLLHHYMGEIDGAFRSWGFARGGTGSVSLACAKAAQAHGAVIRTNAEVTSVRVRNNRATGIILADGEEISARRIVSNLDPRRTLTGLMDPAHLPEDAADALARFKYRGSSGKVNLALNGLPDFTCRPGVGDHLRGDIAIAPSVDYLERAFDEAKYSAFSSRPFINAVIPSLTDPSVAPPGKHVMSCFVQYAPYALAGGPEAWNSQREAFGQVVLDTLEEFAPGLRDRVEHMQILTPLDLERDFGLTEGNIFHGELSLNQLLFQRPAWGLAGYRTPIRNLWMCGSGTHPGGGVMGASGELAAKELLRERR
- a CDS encoding dihydrodipicolinate synthase family protein translates to MSQVTGISVLTASLTPFDQDLRIDHDRLGAHVQWLLERGAMGVVLMGTTGEANSLSTSERKRALDTVLDAGVDPDHLIVGTGCCALTDTADLTKHALDAGVQRMLVLPPFYYKNVSEDGLFASYDHLLQSMGSTWIRVYLYHFPGIVGRPSDKATGRYV
- the galK gene encoding galactokinase translates to MNESDLQTTAVIAFDMFNSKERVREAFRRWRGGADPLFVACAPGRVNLVGEHTDYNGGLALPMTLDRAVYVAVGHSSTGFHELRSLNYQESLSYCPGEWPEVPHAHWATYVAGMIKELPPPEPVKLLILGDIPLGAGLSSSAALEMATGLALEKLRDTPMDPLDLARIGQVVEHKYAKVQCGIMDQIVSRVGRTDHALFLDCGKLEWEHIPIQNRDAQFIVIDSRVKRKLAHSKYNERRAECHKALQQIKAADLEITSLRQIQLHHINRLEESVLRRRLRHVFHENERVRNACDALVRSDWSLLGSILSASHQSLKSDYEVSCEELDFLVAHAESLAGVFGARMMGGGFGGCSINLARSQDAQSVAKAVSTAYEEKYQLKARVHVLGTGIEAHVEWL
- a CDS encoding aminomethyl transferase family protein, which translates into the protein MLPTAFYSRQLDLCESMDWTRWSGYYAPQSYQLHHENEYHSIRTAAGLIDISPLFKITITGPDSLTLLNRIVVRDLSKLKENRVAYVVWCDPDGFILGDGVVMRQDTDTYFFMCHDPTFGWIQKHATHLNVSIRDETELLAGLSLQGPHSAKILSHAGVKDLCSLKYFGAIHTNINGTPTWISRSGFTGDLGYELWFPNNQALNVWDTLMESGSEFALRAAGLKALDVCRIEAGLLQHGVDFQNASQVLVRAQKSTPYDLGLGWMVHLDRDPFVGQAELRNLQNSRYTMVGLDIDWIQTRDLYESRGLPPALPVEAWSTSVPLYRDHARQHQVGYATSGTWSPILKKYIALATIETSYASDSVRIELAVEHARHCVDAHLVEPRFYDPPHKRAPVG